Proteins from a genomic interval of Equus quagga isolate Etosha38 chromosome 11, UCLA_HA_Equagga_1.0, whole genome shotgun sequence:
- the SLC25A35 gene encoding solute carrier family 25 member 35 — protein sequence MDFLMSGLAACGACLFTNPLEVVKTRMQLQGELQAPGSYQRHYRNVFHAFITIGKVDGLAALQKGLAPALLYQFLMNGIRLGTYGLIEAGGYLRTAEGGLSPARSAAAGALAGVMGAYLGSPIYMVKTHLQAQAASEIAVGHQYKHQGMFQALTEIGQKHGLVGLWRGALGSVPRVTVGSSTQLCTFSSTKDLMTKWEIFPPQSWKVALAAAMVSGIAVVLAMTPFDVASTRLYNQPTDAQGKGLMYRGILDALLQTARTEGIFGMYKGIGASYFRLGPHTILSLFFWDQLRTLYYTHTK from the exons ATGGACTTCTTGATGAGCGGCCTGGCAGCCTGCGGGGCCTGCTTGTTCACCAACCCCCTGGAGGTGGTGAAGACCAGGATGCAGTTGCAGGGAGAACTGCAGGCCCCCGGCAGCTACCAGCGGCACTACCGAAACGTCTTCCATGCCTTCATCACCATCGGCAAGGTGGACGGCCTGGCTGCCCTGCAGAagggcctggcccctgccctcttaTACCAGTTCCTGATGAATGGCATCCGGCTGGGCACCTACGGGCTGATTGAGGCTGGGGGCTACCTGCGCACGGCTGAAGGTGGCCTCAGCCCTGCCCGCAGCGCAGCAGCTGGGGCCCTGGCTGGGGTCATGGGAGCCTACTTGGGGAGCCCCATCTACATG GTGAAGACTCACCTACAGGCACAGGCAGCCTCAGAAATCGCCGTAGGACACCAGTATAAGCATCAG GGCATGTTTCAAGCACTGACCGAGATCGGCCAGAAACATGGTCTGGTGGGGTTGTGGCGTGGGGCCCTGGGAAGTGTGCCCCGAGTTACCGTCGGTTCCTCCACCCAGCTGTGCACCTTCTCATCCACCAAGGACCTCATGACCAAGTGGGAG ATATTTCCTCCCCAGAGCTGGAAGGTGGCTCTGGCGGCCGCCATGGTGAGTGGCATTGCAGTGGTCCTGGCCATGACACCCTTTGATGTGGCCAGCACAAGGCTCTACAACCAGCCCACAGACGCTCAGGGCAAG GGCCTCATGTACCGGGGGATTCTGGACGCGCTGCTGCAGACGGCTCGGACAGAGGGCATTTTTGGCATGTACAAGGGTATAGGTGCCTCCTATTTCCGTCTTGGCCCCCACAccatcctctccctcttcttctgggACCAGCTGCGCACCCTCTACTACACACACACCAAATAA
- the RANGRF gene encoding ran guanine nucleotide release factor encodes MEPTRDYPLFGGAFSATLPPGAIDVSDLRPVPDNQEVFCHRLTDQSLIVELLELQAQVRGEAAARYHFEDVGGVQEARAVQVEAVQPLLLENLALRGCCQEAWVLSGKQQVAKEHQQVAEVVTLHQALLRLPQYQTDLLLTFNQPPPDNRSSLGPENLSPPPWSLGDFEQLVTSLTLHDPNIFGPQ; translated from the exons ATGGAGCCCACACGAGACTATCCACTGTTCGGGGGCGCCTTCTCTGCCACTCTCCCTCCCGGGGCCATTGACGTAAG CGACCTCCGACCGGTCCCGGACAATCAAGAAGTTTTCTGCCATCGCCTTACGGACCAGAGCCTGATCGTGGAACTCCTGGAGCTGCAGGCCCAAGTGCGCGGCGAAGCGGCTGCGCG GTACCACTTTGAGGATGTTGGCGGGGTGCAGGAGGCTAGGGCTGTGCAAGTGGAGGCTGTGCAGCCTCTCCTTTTGGAGAATCTGGCCCTGAGGGGCTGCTGTCAAGAAGCCTGGGTCCTCTCTGGCAAGCAGCAGGTAGCTAAAGAACACCAGCAG GTAGCAGAGGTCGTGACACTGCACCAGGCCTTGCTGCGGCTGCCCCAGTACCAAACCGATCTCCTGCTCACCTTCAATCAGCCCCC CCCTGATAATAGGTCATCTCTTGGCCCTGAAAATCTGTCACCTCCGCCCTGGAGCCTGGGTGACTTTGAACAGCTGGTGACCAGTCTGACCCTTCACGATCCCAACATCTTTGGTCCCCAGTAA